The Lepus europaeus isolate LE1 chromosome 6, mLepTim1.pri, whole genome shotgun sequence genome includes a window with the following:
- the LOC133762409 gene encoding large ribosomal subunit protein uL23-like codes for MAPKAKKEARAPPKVEAKAKALKAKKAVLKGVHSHKKKKIRMSPTFRRPKTLRLRRQPKYPRKSAPRRNKLDHYAIIKFPLTMESAMKKIEDNSTLVFIVDVKANKHQIKQAVKKLYDIDVAKVNTLIRPDGEEKAYVRLAPDYDALDVANKIGII; via the coding sequence ATGGCGCCGAAGGCGAAGAAGGAAGCTCGTGCCCCTCCTAAAgtcgaagccaaagcaaaggccttaaaggccaagaaggcagtgctgaaaggcgtccacagccacaagaagaagaagatccgCATGTCCCCCACCTTCCGGCGGCCCAAGACACTACGCCTCCGACGGCAGCCCAAATACCCTCGGAAAagcgcccccaggagaaacaagcttgaccactatgccatcatcaagttccccctgaccatggagtctgccatgaagaagatagaagacaacagcaccctggtgttcattgtggatgtcaaggccaacaagcaccagatcaaacaagctgtgaagaaactctatgacattgatgtggccaaagtcaacaccctgatcagacctgacgGAGAGGAGAAGGCCTATGTtcggctggctcctgactatgatgctctggacgttgccaacaaaattgggatcatctga